In Pseudomonas fluorescens, the following are encoded in one genomic region:
- a CDS encoding bifunctional 3-(3-hydroxy-phenyl)propionate/3-hydroxycinnamic acid hydroxylase, producing the protein MNNNKKTTELPPTAVDVLVVGNGPVGATIAALLGRYGVKTLVLDKTHEVLLMPRAIALDNEALRILQLAGLSEDAFEKIAIPEVRMHSPVLGQFGRANTAGCIDGHPKLVTFYQPDLEHAMRSQVSRLKTVTSLGGFELENLVEESDCVVATVRGDDGQTYPVRAQYLVGVDGASSRVRALIGQEFEGQTYGEDWLIVDARNRHKSAIDHVEFICDPRRPTPHMPAPGGRERWEFMLHPGESREELESPESIARLIAPWINPQELEIERKAVYRFHARCCNRFSKGRIFLAGDAAHITPPFVGQGLVAGLRDAANLAWKLAWVLRGHAAPAILDTYDVERRPHAQAMINLAKLMGRLVMPRNKVAAFFIHGLMRTLALTPATRKYFEQLDIKPKNIFKQGLFVQHRRGDKLVRGSLFPQAWVRNMQQQIQLSDDALGANLTLVGFGVDPMSLLTAAQVVSWDKMGGHFLQIGPCGQRSGGGCDFVEDLNHGILPLAAKGTLVAVRPDRIIMHHAPGVEAGSLVRDCMGLLASADATADSVSITINEPPRLRA; encoded by the coding sequence ATGAACAACAACAAGAAAACTACCGAACTGCCTCCCACCGCTGTCGATGTGCTGGTCGTCGGTAACGGTCCGGTAGGGGCGACAATCGCGGCGCTGCTCGGCCGCTATGGGGTAAAGACACTGGTATTGGACAAGACCCATGAGGTCCTGCTGATGCCCCGCGCCATTGCTCTGGATAACGAGGCGCTTCGCATCCTGCAACTCGCCGGATTGTCGGAAGACGCTTTCGAGAAGATCGCTATCCCTGAAGTGAGGATGCACTCCCCGGTCCTCGGGCAATTCGGTCGGGCCAATACCGCGGGGTGCATCGACGGCCATCCCAAACTGGTGACTTTCTATCAACCCGACCTCGAACACGCGATGCGCAGCCAGGTTTCCCGGCTGAAGACAGTGACCAGCCTGGGAGGATTCGAGCTCGAGAACCTGGTCGAGGAATCAGATTGTGTCGTCGCCACCGTACGGGGCGATGATGGCCAGACGTATCCCGTTCGCGCCCAATACCTGGTAGGTGTGGATGGCGCAAGCTCCAGGGTCAGGGCACTGATTGGCCAGGAATTCGAAGGACAGACCTATGGTGAGGATTGGCTGATTGTCGATGCCAGGAACCGGCATAAGTCAGCCATCGATCACGTTGAGTTTATCTGTGATCCACGGCGTCCAACGCCGCACATGCCCGCTCCCGGCGGAAGGGAGCGTTGGGAGTTCATGCTACACCCGGGCGAATCCCGGGAAGAGCTGGAAAGCCCCGAAAGCATAGCCCGACTGATCGCGCCATGGATCAATCCGCAAGAGCTGGAAATCGAGCGAAAGGCGGTGTATCGGTTCCACGCGCGCTGCTGCAACAGATTCAGCAAGGGACGCATCTTTCTCGCGGGAGATGCAGCCCACATCACCCCCCCTTTTGTCGGGCAAGGTCTCGTAGCGGGACTGCGCGATGCAGCCAATCTTGCCTGGAAACTGGCCTGGGTCCTTCGTGGCCATGCCGCGCCTGCAATACTCGATACCTATGACGTAGAGCGTCGCCCCCATGCCCAGGCGATGATCAATCTGGCGAAACTCATGGGCCGCCTGGTGATGCCGAGAAACAAGGTCGCAGCGTTCTTCATCCACGGCCTGATGCGCACGCTGGCGTTGACTCCCGCTACCAGAAAGTACTTCGAGCAGCTGGACATCAAGCCAAAGAACATCTTCAAACAGGGGCTGTTCGTGCAGCATCGTCGTGGCGACAAGCTGGTTCGTGGCAGTCTGTTTCCCCAAGCCTGGGTTCGCAACATGCAACAGCAGATCCAACTGAGCGACGATGCGCTTGGAGCCAACCTGACCCTGGTTGGATTCGGTGTTGACCCAATGTCACTGCTGACCGCCGCTCAGGTCGTTTCCTGGGACAAAATGGGCGGCCACTTCTTGCAGATCGGACCCTGCGGCCAGCGCTCCGGTGGCGGTTGCGACTTCGTCGAAGACCTGAACCATGGCATCCTGCCGTTGGCTGCCAAAGGCACGCTGGTTGCGGTTCGCCCCGACCGTATCATCATGCACCACGCCCCAGGCGTAGAGGCAGGCAGTCTCGTTCGAGACTGTATGGGCCTGTTGGCTAGCGCCGACGCCACAGCCGATAGCGTTTCGATTACCATTAACGAGCCCCCTCGATTAAGAGCCTGA
- a CDS encoding AAA family ATPase: MARPQSHPNPVQLCFVDFELDEANACLLRNGETVPLAPTPFTLLCALARQPGSLVTKDALLDAVWGHRFVSDSVLKTAISDLRKVLGDDSRQPRFIETVSRRGYRFIAAPSPAPSMPSESATVPSVGVHPSPPFIGRIDKLSRLHRAWERADGGQRAVLWLAGEPGIGKTTLIEHFLASLGGIACARGHCVEHYGTGEPYLPVLEALADLCRSDPALPTLMRAVAPTWLLQLPWLSTAQERDALRRELAGIGPDRMLREMGELLDRYTEQRPLLLITEDLHWSDRATVQLIDYVARRRSRTRLMWLASFRVAEVVALDHPLNSLRHELRLQRLCEEVVLDPFSETEVADFVALRSASLARDEAFVRALHERTDGVPLFVSSVISEVMDTTDDDATIEARLAGMAVPENLAAIIDHYITRLGPEQHALLSAAAVCGVEFRVETVSLALERDLASVAQTCEELVREQVWLTRAAEPEETVELPYSFRHALFRQVLYDRTPRSLRTHLHRQVGTALERERMAGVPVAASELATHFDRARQPMIALRYYAEAAEAALLHFSPALCIGLTERALVPLRQAPEGMERDALEITLATLQGVSAFHTFGVGSEARNAFERAYTLLTNVPGHPMRGRLLHGFGYLLGLRGDYALALEVAERAEALSCEANDPVLMLVACIVQGEVHHLQGRTQTTRRWLERALAIAEPLDIGTNEIFAVDPQVMLHGMLAIELVRSGLVEQGRAHMQRARTRAQALRQPMTWLVAAWQEVLIEVRLGNHLRVAALADDMQKLVDEYSLALGRTACRWWRGWADARNGAPRDGYRRIREAYDEHTGLGMRSGASEVLGYATESLLLAGDCNAAQVELQEAFRVGEELGERVYLPQLLLLEAAISRAQGQPDAGIAAVRRAVAEARAQEAPWLELQALVELCEHPDATAEDQKALATLVDQSPETDGTELAKRARSLIHAAKSD, encoded by the coding sequence GTGGCGCGTCCGCAGTCCCATCCGAACCCGGTCCAGCTCTGTTTCGTCGATTTCGAGCTCGACGAGGCCAACGCGTGCTTGTTACGTAACGGAGAAACCGTGCCGTTGGCGCCAACGCCCTTCACCCTGCTGTGCGCACTTGCACGCCAACCCGGATCGCTGGTGACCAAGGATGCCTTGCTTGATGCCGTGTGGGGGCATCGGTTCGTCAGCGATTCAGTGCTGAAGACGGCCATCAGCGATCTGCGCAAGGTGCTGGGCGACGACTCCAGGCAGCCCCGCTTCATTGAGACTGTGTCGCGACGCGGCTATCGCTTCATCGCCGCGCCCTCCCCTGCGCCTTCGATGCCGTCTGAATCCGCGACAGTGCCGTCGGTCGGTGTGCATCCATCACCGCCGTTCATTGGTCGCATCGACAAGCTCTCAAGGCTGCATCGGGCATGGGAACGGGCTGACGGCGGGCAACGTGCAGTGCTCTGGCTTGCCGGAGAACCGGGGATTGGCAAGACCACGTTGATCGAGCATTTCCTCGCCAGCCTTGGCGGCATTGCCTGCGCACGCGGCCATTGCGTGGAGCACTACGGCACCGGCGAGCCGTACCTGCCGGTGTTGGAGGCGTTGGCCGATCTGTGCCGCAGCGACCCTGCCCTGCCGACGCTGATGCGCGCCGTGGCACCGACCTGGTTGCTGCAACTGCCGTGGCTGAGCACTGCGCAAGAGCGAGACGCGTTGCGGCGCGAGCTTGCCGGCATCGGTCCGGATCGCATGTTGCGGGAAATGGGTGAACTGCTGGACCGCTACACCGAGCAGCGACCGCTGTTGCTGATAACCGAAGACCTGCACTGGAGCGATCGGGCGACGGTCCAGCTCATCGACTATGTGGCGCGGCGACGCAGCCGCACTCGGCTTATGTGGCTGGCGAGCTTCCGCGTCGCCGAGGTGGTGGCGCTCGATCACCCGCTCAACTCGTTGCGCCACGAACTGCGCCTGCAACGTCTGTGCGAGGAAGTGGTGCTCGATCCTTTCTCGGAAACCGAGGTCGCTGACTTTGTTGCGCTGCGTTCGGCCTCTCTGGCCCGCGATGAAGCCTTCGTGCGTGCCCTGCATGAGCGCACCGACGGTGTGCCGCTGTTCGTGTCGTCAGTCATCAGCGAAGTGATGGACACCACGGACGACGACGCCACCATCGAGGCCCGGCTGGCGGGGATGGCGGTTCCCGAGAACCTCGCGGCCATCATTGATCACTACATCACCAGGCTCGGCCCGGAGCAGCATGCGCTGCTCTCGGCGGCAGCGGTATGCGGAGTCGAATTCCGGGTTGAGACGGTTTCGCTGGCCCTCGAACGCGACCTCGCTTCTGTGGCCCAGACCTGCGAGGAACTGGTACGCGAGCAGGTGTGGCTCACGCGGGCCGCCGAACCTGAGGAGACGGTGGAGCTACCCTACTCGTTTCGGCACGCCCTCTTCCGTCAGGTACTGTACGACCGCACGCCGCGCTCATTGCGCACCCACCTCCATCGCCAGGTTGGCACTGCCCTCGAACGTGAGCGCATGGCCGGCGTGCCGGTTGCTGCCTCGGAGCTGGCGACGCACTTCGACCGGGCTCGGCAGCCGATGATCGCGCTGCGCTATTACGCCGAGGCCGCAGAAGCCGCGCTGCTGCACTTCAGCCCGGCCTTGTGCATCGGTCTCACTGAGCGCGCATTGGTCCCGCTGCGCCAAGCGCCAGAAGGGATGGAGCGCGATGCACTCGAAATTACCCTGGCCACACTGCAGGGGGTGTCGGCTTTCCACACGTTCGGTGTCGGCAGCGAAGCCAGGAACGCGTTCGAACGCGCGTACACGCTGCTAACGAATGTACCCGGGCATCCAATGCGCGGTCGCCTGCTGCACGGATTCGGCTATCTGCTCGGTCTGCGCGGCGACTATGCGCTGGCGCTGGAGGTGGCGGAACGCGCCGAAGCCCTCTCGTGCGAGGCGAACGATCCAGTGCTCATGCTGGTGGCGTGCATCGTGCAGGGCGAGGTGCATCATCTCCAGGGTCGCACGCAGACAACCCGCCGTTGGCTAGAGCGCGCCCTCGCGATCGCCGAGCCGCTGGACATCGGGACGAACGAGATCTTTGCGGTCGACCCTCAGGTCATGCTGCACGGTATGCTGGCCATAGAACTCGTGCGTTCTGGCCTGGTTGAGCAAGGCCGGGCCCACATGCAGCGGGCGCGGACCCGCGCGCAAGCGCTTCGCCAGCCTATGACATGGCTGGTCGCTGCCTGGCAGGAGGTGCTGATCGAGGTACGGCTGGGGAACCATCTGCGTGTAGCCGCGCTGGCTGACGACATGCAGAAGTTGGTCGATGAATACTCGCTTGCATTGGGGCGAACGGCTTGTCGCTGGTGGCGCGGCTGGGCCGACGCGCGCAACGGTGCACCGCGCGACGGCTACCGCCGCATCCGTGAGGCCTATGATGAACACACCGGGCTTGGAATGCGCTCCGGTGCCAGCGAGGTGCTCGGCTACGCCACCGAGTCGCTGCTGCTCGCAGGTGATTGCAACGCAGCGCAAGTCGAGCTGCAGGAAGCATTTCGGGTGGGCGAGGAACTGGGCGAGCGCGTATACCTGCCACAGCTATTGCTGCTGGAGGCAGCGATCTCGCGAGCACAGGGTCAGCCCGACGCCGGCATCGCTGCGGTGCGGCGCGCGGTTGCAGAGGCTCGCGCCCAGGAAGCACCGTGGCTGGAGCTGCAAGCGCTGGTCGAACTGTGCGAGCACCCTGACGCTACGGCCGAGGACCAAAAGGCATTGGCCACGCTGGTTGACCAGTCACCCGAAACTGACGGAACCGAGCTGGCGAAACGTGCGCGCTCGCTGATTCACGCTGCCAAGTCTGATTGA
- a CDS encoding TolC family protein, with product MPRLPVSFPLPLHTARTTLKRAKRPAGLAVAAALATSIALALAGCSTPVVKPSVDLPSNFAASTASEMEPEAAWWEVYHDPVLTDLVRRAARENRDVKIAAERLRAARAGETVSQSWLLPSVGASVSGSDRSSGYNSTTKQGYPDTKTTSVGLDVSWELDLSGRLRAGAAAADADALAAEHSMRGVRLLVMSDVVSNYFTLVGAQRQVATLRAISAMQDETLRLVTARQQVGLASAFDVERAQTDALSARAQIPPLETQVAVARHRIAVLTADQSFNTTNIQPSSGDLIDVPEAKPGQPAELLQRRPDVLALMAQLDAANARRQQAKAEWFPQLFLGASFGRQGLNLNGADLGAARFTNVAGLLAMPLFNAGRTQAINEAAESAQQEALLRAEDGIVRALEDVENALVTLAQERRRSGSLQLAAASAEAAQNRAQSLYNRGQIDLLPLLDSQRARLAARLNSNESNTRLLLDSVQLYKALGGGWQVFEQPSNPTATAKADRPPLS from the coding sequence ATGCCGCGACTTCCAGTTTCCTTTCCACTGCCCCTTCACACCGCTCGGACAACCTTGAAACGGGCCAAACGCCCGGCCGGGCTCGCCGTTGCGGCCGCCCTTGCCACTTCGATCGCCCTCGCCCTGGCCGGTTGCTCCACGCCGGTCGTCAAGCCGTCGGTCGACCTGCCGAGCAACTTCGCTGCGAGCACGGCCTCTGAGATGGAACCCGAGGCGGCGTGGTGGGAGGTCTACCACGACCCGGTGCTGACGGATCTGGTGCGCCGAGCCGCGCGTGAGAACCGCGACGTCAAGATTGCCGCCGAGCGCTTGCGTGCCGCGCGTGCCGGAGAAACCGTCAGCCAGTCCTGGCTGCTCCCGAGCGTCGGTGCATCCGTCTCCGGCAGCGATCGCAGCAGCGGTTACAACTCGACCACGAAACAGGGCTATCCGGATACCAAGACCACCAGTGTGGGTCTGGACGTCTCGTGGGAACTCGACCTGAGCGGCCGTCTGCGCGCCGGCGCAGCAGCGGCTGACGCCGATGCGCTGGCCGCGGAGCACAGCATGCGCGGCGTACGCCTGCTGGTGATGAGCGACGTCGTCAGCAACTACTTCACACTGGTCGGTGCGCAACGCCAGGTCGCGACGCTTCGTGCAATCTCAGCGATGCAGGACGAGACGCTGCGCCTGGTGACCGCACGTCAACAGGTGGGGCTGGCATCCGCCTTCGACGTCGAACGCGCGCAGACCGACGCCTTGTCGGCGCGGGCGCAGATTCCGCCGCTGGAAACCCAAGTGGCGGTGGCACGTCACCGTATCGCCGTGCTAACCGCAGATCAGTCTTTCAACACCACAAACATCCAGCCTTCAAGCGGTGATTTGATCGACGTGCCCGAGGCCAAGCCCGGCCAGCCCGCCGAGTTGCTGCAACGCCGACCTGACGTACTGGCGCTGATGGCACAACTCGACGCCGCCAATGCTCGTCGCCAGCAAGCGAAAGCCGAGTGGTTCCCGCAACTCTTTCTCGGCGCGTCCTTCGGCCGCCAGGGTCTCAACCTGAACGGTGCCGATCTCGGCGCTGCACGCTTCACCAACGTCGCGGGCCTGCTGGCGATGCCGCTCTTCAACGCCGGGCGCACGCAAGCGATCAACGAAGCGGCCGAAAGTGCTCAACAAGAGGCGCTGCTGCGCGCGGAAGACGGCATCGTACGGGCGCTCGAGGATGTGGAAAACGCCCTCGTCACGCTTGCGCAGGAACGCCGCCGCTCGGGGTCGCTGCAATTGGCCGCCGCGTCCGCGGAGGCTGCGCAGAACCGCGCCCAGTCGCTGTATAACCGCGGGCAAATCGACCTGTTGCCACTGCTGGATTCGCAGCGGGCGCGCCTGGCGGCACGCCTGAATTCCAACGAAAGCAACACCCGCCTGCTGCTCGATAGCGTGCAGCTCTACAAGGCACTGGGCGGGGGCTGGCAGGTGTTCGAACAACCCTCCAACCCAACCGCAACCGCCAAAGCCGACCGGCCACCACTTTCCTAA
- a CDS encoding efflux RND transporter periplasmic adaptor subunit, translated as MKNSLTAAGALAVAVMLSACSPDQPTVQAPRPVHTVEISYDNARDISRYVGTVQSRHEVDQAFRVGGKVAQRKVEVGQFVREGDILAVLDDSDYRLAEEASRQQWTVAVEQTRQADSDRQRLTDLKADGSVSAADAERAHTNAQTAHATAEAEARKLELARNRLKYTMLRASRSGVVTAVRFEAGQVVPEGQPVVSIANPDEAEIVIDVPEDQLAVFKDARFKASLASAPNEIFDVKLRELSPQAAAQTRTYRARLKPLQTLPLGATATVMAERVMTSVSVAAVPTTALTQSGGQPALWVVTPVGKNPVGIVELERVAVWGYRSDEVLVSGPQAGALVVTAGIQKMTSGLKVALPGAAIVDANTTQQAAR; from the coding sequence TTGAAGAACTCCCTTACTGCGGCCGGCGCCCTGGCCGTCGCCGTCATGCTGTCCGCGTGTAGCCCCGACCAGCCCACCGTGCAGGCACCACGACCGGTACACACCGTTGAAATCAGCTACGACAATGCCCGCGACATCAGCCGATACGTGGGTACCGTACAATCGCGACATGAAGTCGACCAAGCCTTCCGCGTGGGCGGCAAGGTCGCACAACGCAAGGTCGAGGTAGGCCAGTTCGTGCGCGAAGGCGACATACTGGCTGTGCTGGATGACAGCGACTACCGCCTCGCCGAGGAAGCGTCGCGACAACAGTGGACGGTTGCCGTCGAGCAGACGCGTCAGGCCGACTCGGACCGCCAGCGCCTGACCGACCTGAAGGCTGACGGCTCGGTCAGTGCGGCCGACGCCGAGCGCGCGCATACCAATGCCCAAACCGCGCATGCAACCGCCGAGGCCGAGGCGCGAAAGCTCGAACTCGCGCGTAACCGGCTCAAATATACCATGCTGCGCGCCTCGCGTAGCGGCGTCGTCACGGCGGTGCGCTTTGAGGCCGGGCAGGTCGTACCGGAGGGGCAACCGGTTGTCTCGATCGCGAACCCGGATGAAGCCGAGATCGTCATCGACGTGCCCGAGGATCAGCTAGCCGTCTTCAAGGACGCGCGTTTCAAGGCCTCGCTGGCCAGTGCGCCGAACGAGATCTTCGATGTCAAGCTGCGCGAGCTGTCGCCACAGGCTGCAGCACAGACGCGCACCTATCGCGCGCGGCTCAAGCCGTTGCAGACGCTGCCGCTGGGCGCCACCGCCACGGTGATGGCCGAGCGAGTCATGACAAGTGTCTCTGTAGCGGCAGTGCCAACCACTGCATTGACGCAGAGCGGCGGCCAGCCGGCGCTGTGGGTCGTCACGCCTGTGGGCAAGAATCCGGTAGGCATCGTCGAACTGGAGCGTGTGGCAGTTTGGGGCTACCGCAGCGACGAGGTGCTCGTCTCCGGGCCGCAGGCTGGCGCATTGGTCGTTACCGCCGGGATCCAGAAAATGACGTCCGGATTGAAGGTCGCGCTTCCTGGCGCGGCGATTGTTGACGCAAACACCACGCAGCAGGCAGCCCGATGA
- a CDS encoding efflux RND transporter permease subunit yields MNNFNLTDWALRHRAIVLFMLLIVAVAGAFSFTRLGQLEDPNFSVPSMTAMVIWPGATAQQLQDQVLNRMEKKFEQIDNFEKVVTYARQGYAGMTLTVRGGTSKADQREAWYQARKKLNDLSLEMPDGVIGPILNDEYGDVYGLMYAVKGDGVGHADLSDAAEDIKRQMLKVPMVKKIDLIGKQAKRVYVEFSHERLAALGITPLAIAESLKSQNAMLPAGQIDTRGDRVMVRVSGQFSSEEAIRNVPISAGGRLIKLGDIATVARGFEDPPTYTVRHNGQPVLMLGITMTSDGNIVDLGKAMDTAVARIQSELAHGVELELVADQPTTVKDAIHDFGRALAEALIIVIAVSLASLGWRAGLVVATTVPLVLGGVALVMLAMGWNLERISLGSLIIALGLLVDDAIIAIEMMVAKMETGMDRVKAAAFSYQSTAMPRLTGALITVVGFLPIGLSQSTTGEYAGGIFWIVGAAVLFSWICSGIFTPYLAVKMLPNDLGKHQHGDPYDTKFYRRLRRLIDAAIERRWVVIGATFGALVLALACIKLVPQQFFPNSSRPELVIDLRVKEGASFAATTEQVKRMEEILAKDEDVRFYTAYTGAGAPRFYLSLNPELPNPGFAQFVVMTKDLDARERVRERLVTSADQQFPQAWVRVTRLELGPPVGYPVQFRVVGPDTQVVRQIARDVEKVVGANPKVRDLQLDWNDPVRTLKVELDQDKASALGLTPADVSLATQTVLNGATLSQLREREDLIDIVARAVPEERLSLDTLKDINLYTRHGTVVPLSQVAQVRSELEEPVLWRRNRDMAITVRADVRDGEQGVSVTQEIQPLLKDIEAKLPSGYRIDVGGAVEESDKANKALLAVAPLMMVTILLLLMLQLQNFSRMWMVVLTAPLGLIGVVPALLVFQSPLGFVAILGIIALGGMIMRNAVILIDQVQIEIAEGRDPWNAVLDAAIHRARPVMLTALATVLAMIPLTRSVFWGPMAIAIMGGLTVATLLTIFFVPALYAAWFKVGRQTAAGIQQVMGNAALASEG; encoded by the coding sequence ATGAACAACTTCAACCTCACCGACTGGGCGCTGCGCCATCGCGCCATCGTCCTGTTCATGCTCCTCATTGTCGCGGTGGCCGGTGCCTTCAGTTTCACCAGGCTCGGTCAACTCGAGGATCCGAACTTTTCCGTGCCCTCCATGACCGCCATGGTCATCTGGCCGGGCGCCACCGCCCAGCAGTTGCAGGACCAGGTCCTCAACCGCATGGAGAAGAAATTCGAGCAGATCGACAACTTCGAGAAAGTGGTCACCTACGCACGGCAAGGCTACGCAGGCATGACGCTCACCGTGCGCGGCGGCACCTCCAAGGCTGACCAGCGCGAGGCCTGGTACCAGGCGCGCAAGAAACTCAACGACCTGAGCCTCGAGATGCCTGACGGCGTGATCGGCCCGATCCTGAACGACGAGTACGGCGACGTGTACGGCCTCATGTACGCGGTCAAGGGTGACGGCGTCGGCCACGCCGACCTGTCGGACGCGGCCGAGGACATCAAGCGCCAGATGCTGAAGGTGCCGATGGTCAAGAAGATCGATCTCATCGGCAAGCAGGCCAAGCGTGTCTATGTCGAGTTCTCGCACGAGCGCCTGGCAGCGCTGGGCATTACACCGCTGGCCATCGCCGAAAGCCTCAAGAGCCAGAACGCGATGTTGCCCGCAGGCCAGATCGACACCCGCGGCGACCGCGTCATGGTGCGCGTGAGTGGCCAATTCTCCAGCGAAGAGGCTATCCGCAACGTACCCATCTCTGCGGGCGGCCGGCTGATCAAGCTCGGCGACATCGCGACCGTTGCACGTGGCTTCGAGGATCCGCCGACCTACACGGTGCGCCACAACGGCCAGCCAGTGCTGATGCTCGGCATCACAATGACCAGCGACGGCAACATCGTGGACCTTGGCAAGGCGATGGACACGGCAGTCGCCAGGATCCAGTCGGAACTTGCGCACGGCGTGGAGCTGGAGCTCGTGGCCGACCAACCCACCACGGTGAAGGATGCTATTCACGACTTCGGGCGCGCGCTGGCCGAGGCGCTGATCATTGTGATCGCGGTGAGCCTGGCCAGCCTGGGCTGGCGCGCCGGCCTCGTGGTCGCGACCACGGTGCCGCTGGTGCTGGGCGGCGTGGCGCTGGTGATGCTGGCGATGGGCTGGAACCTCGAGCGCATCTCGCTCGGCTCGCTGATTATCGCGTTGGGACTGCTGGTGGATGACGCCATCATCGCCATCGAGATGATGGTGGCGAAGATGGAAACCGGCATGGACCGCGTGAAGGCGGCCGCGTTCTCCTATCAGTCTACTGCCATGCCGCGCCTGACCGGCGCGCTGATCACCGTCGTGGGCTTCCTGCCGATTGGCCTCTCGCAGTCCACCACCGGCGAGTACGCGGGTGGCATTTTCTGGATCGTCGGCGCCGCGGTGCTGTTCTCGTGGATCTGCTCCGGCATCTTCACGCCGTACCTGGCGGTCAAGATGCTGCCCAACGACTTGGGCAAGCACCAGCATGGTGATCCGTACGACACGAAGTTCTACCGCAGACTGCGCCGCCTGATCGACGCCGCTATCGAGCGCCGCTGGGTGGTCATCGGTGCGACGTTTGGCGCCCTGGTGCTTGCTCTGGCCTGTATCAAGCTAGTACCGCAGCAATTCTTCCCCAACAGTTCGCGTCCTGAACTGGTCATTGACCTGCGCGTCAAGGAAGGCGCCTCGTTCGCCGCGACGACCGAGCAGGTCAAGCGCATGGAGGAGATCCTGGCGAAGGACGAGGACGTGCGTTTCTATACCGCCTACACCGGCGCCGGCGCACCGCGCTTCTATCTCTCGCTCAACCCCGAGCTGCCGAATCCGGGATTCGCCCAATTCGTTGTAATGACCAAGGACCTGGATGCACGTGAACGGGTACGTGAGAGGCTGGTGACCTCGGCTGACCAACAATTCCCGCAGGCGTGGGTGCGCGTGACCCGCCTCGAGTTGGGGCCGCCTGTCGGCTACCCGGTGCAGTTCCGCGTCGTAGGTCCCGATACCCAGGTGGTGCGCCAGATTGCCCGCGACGTGGAGAAGGTGGTTGGGGCCAACCCTAAGGTGCGCGACCTCCAGCTCGACTGGAACGACCCGGTGCGCACGCTGAAAGTGGAGCTCGATCAGGACAAGGCGAGCGCGCTTGGCCTCACGCCGGCCGACGTGTCGCTGGCGACCCAGACCGTGCTGAACGGCGCAACCCTGTCGCAGCTGCGTGAGCGCGAGGACCTGATCGACATCGTGGCCCGTGCCGTGCCTGAGGAGCGCTTGAGCCTCGACACACTCAAAGACATCAATCTCTACACGCGACATGGCACGGTGGTGCCGCTGTCGCAAGTCGCACAGGTGCGCTCTGAACTGGAAGAGCCAGTGCTGTGGCGCCGTAACCGCGATATGGCGATCACGGTGCGTGCCGATGTGAGGGATGGCGAACAAGGTGTATCGGTGACGCAGGAAATCCAGCCGTTGCTCAAGGATATCGAAGCGAAGCTACCGTCGGGCTACCGCATCGACGTGGGCGGTGCGGTGGAGGAAAGTGACAAGGCCAACAAGGCGCTGCTGGCTGTGGCCCCGCTGATGATGGTCACTATCCTTCTGCTGTTGATGCTGCAACTGCAGAACTTCTCCCGCATGTGGATGGTGGTGCTGACCGCGCCGCTGGGCCTGATCGGCGTGGTGCCGGCACTGCTGGTGTTCCAGTCGCCACTGGGTTTCGTCGCGATCCTGGGCATCATCGCACTGGGTGGCATGATCATGCGCAACGCAGTGATCCTGATCGATCAGGTACAGATCGAGATCGCCGAAGGGCGCGACCCGTGGAATGCTGTTCTGGATGCTGCCATTCACCGGGCTCGTCCGGTGATGCTGACGGCGCTGGCCACCGTCCTCGCCATGATCCCGCTAACGCGCAGTGTGTTCTGGGGGCCGATGGCAATAGCGATCATGGGCGGCCTGACCGTGGCGACGCTGCTGACGATTTTCTTCGTCCCGGCGTTGTACGCCGCGTGGTTCAAGGTGGGTCGCCAGACGGCCGCTGGCATCCAACAGGTGATGGGGAACGCCGCGCTCGCTTCTGAGGGATGA
- a CDS encoding helix-turn-helix domain-containing protein has product MDESYGQFCTVARGAEALCERWTPLVVRELLCGSKRFNELHRGVPRMSTSLLAQRLRHLEDIGVVHRTAAGKVWEYSLTEAGEELRPIIMALGHWGARWIGSRLRDNELDAGLLMWDVRRFARIEMFPSRSVVIHFKFRDARSGEQEWWLVVEHGVADLCRDDPGRELTLVVDSSVRALTEVWTGDRTPREVLQSRELRVDGAVQDAENLWRWLGTSAFAGTRSAAIEPLQ; this is encoded by the coding sequence ATGGATGAAAGCTACGGTCAGTTTTGCACGGTCGCGCGCGGTGCTGAGGCACTGTGCGAGCGCTGGACGCCTTTGGTCGTGCGCGAGCTGCTATGTGGCAGTAAGCGCTTCAATGAGCTGCACCGTGGCGTACCACGGATGTCCACCAGCTTGCTGGCACAGCGGCTGCGCCACCTGGAAGATATTGGTGTCGTACATCGCACAGCCGCAGGCAAGGTCTGGGAGTACAGCCTGACCGAGGCAGGCGAGGAATTGCGCCCCATCATAATGGCGCTAGGCCATTGGGGCGCGCGCTGGATCGGCAGTCGCCTTCGCGATAACGAACTCGACGCGGGCCTGCTCATGTGGGACGTGCGCCGGTTCGCGCGCATCGAGATGTTCCCGTCCCGGTCGGTGGTCATCCACTTCAAGTTCCGCGACGCGCGGTCCGGCGAGCAAGAGTGGTGGCTTGTGGTCGAACATGGTGTGGCAGATCTGTGCCGCGACGACCCCGGACGCGAACTCACGCTCGTCGTGGACTCTAGCGTGCGCGCGTTGACCGAGGTGTGGACCGGCGACCGCACACCAAGGGAGGTTCTTCAGTCGCGAGAGCTGCGTGTAGACGGCGCTGTGCAGGATGCGGAAAACCTGTGGCGCTGGCTTGGCACGAGTGCGTTCGCCGGTACCCGGAGCGCTGCAATCGAGCCTTTGCAATAG